Below is a window of Nicotiana tabacum cultivar K326 chromosome 19, ASM71507v2, whole genome shotgun sequence DNA.
ttgttgttgctgcttttATTTGAAGGTGTAGCATAAAGTGCACTCCATTGTAATATTGCAGGTATACACTACGAAATGCCGAGTACAGGCTTTGTCTTGAAAAGAACCTTGAAATATATGATAGAAATATTGATAGACAAAAGCAAATTGATTCCAAAGTTGGAGATGAGACCTTGCTGAATGAAAATGTTTCGAGCCAAAACTCGAAACATAACCGACCAACATCAGAAGGAAAAAGTGAACTTTCACCTGATATTCCAGACGTTGGTAAAATGATCCCCGAAGCTCAGCAATACATATTAGACCTACAGACTCGCCTAGCATCTTACAAAAAGGTAGAATCAGCATTGCAGTGTATACACCTTATATTAATGATTTAGTCCCCTTTAATTGTAGGATGTACCTTTTATTAAAGGACATAGCAGTCCAAGACTTTTTTCTATATAACATATTGGACCTAGAGTCTCACCTGGCATCTTAAAGAAAAAGGGGAATTAGCATTTCGATACTCTTtcgtaatttttgttttttacttGTTGGGTGGTCTGGATTTCCCATCATCAGAGTATTTGATTATTAGCTTGCATGAATATGGTCTGTGATACTGATAAAGTACAAGTGAGAAGAATAATTCATTTGTACTGCTGACTTGCCTACTACAGTTCTACAGCTTCCCCAATACCAATTCACCTTTGTTGAGGTTTTAATTTGGCATTAGCGGAGGGGGAAGGGTTACTAAATGTTGTAGCTGATAGGATGTTTTGAGACGAACTACGTGCCATGTCCACTCAACTGCCAGATTTGCTTTCTAGTTACTTTTGTATTTCTTGCTTCGTGTTGTCTGAACATTAAATTGACCTGTCTGTTGTTTTTGTGTATGGAAGGAACTCCATGAAGTTAAGAGGAAAAGTGCAGCTCTTCAGATGCAACAATTTGTGGGTGAGGAAAAGAATGAGTTGTTGGACTACTTAAGATCATTGCAGCCGGAGAAGGTAAATGGCTCTCTTTCTATATAACATGTCAACTTTCCTTTTCCTTAAGTTTCATAGTGAAAGAGGGCCTTTTAGGTTGAACTTTCTCTTTCTCCAAAAGAGACCATAGAATTACGGACAAAGTAGAGAATATACGTTGGGTAATAAAGTGAAATAACACCtattcaaaattttcttttctacTCAGAGAAAGAACAAAGACTTGCACACCTCTTTTATTCATACCAAGAATAGAAAAAGAtgcttctctcctttttttttttgatatccAAGAAATCCTCGAGGAACAGTGGCTCATGGTTCGAAACGTGGTGCATAATGGGCCTGCCGCTCTACCTTTTCCACTTAAAAGTCAGTTTTTTTTTTCTGCGTTAGGGTTCCGACCCGTCAGCTAACCCACACATCACTGGATGAATGACACTTTTATCACTGGACTAAAGCCCTAGGGGCGTTTCTCTCCCTCCTTTTCTTTTGCATAGTTTCATAACTTCATTATTGTGGGTAGGGAGGATTTTCTTTCCTATGTTTTTAATTGATTTTGCTACCAAGTCAACCTTGAAGCTTGTTATCCCGTTGGTAGTAGTTGTGCGTAAACTTGATTTACTCTATAATTTTTGCTGTCTTAATATGTTCTCTAGCTTTTCATTCCTTTCAGAATTGGAAGTTGGGAAACTTTTATCTTCCTATATTCCTATCTTATTGTCTTCCCATTGTCTTTGCTTTGCTTACTGCCACATCAATGCGAGCAGGTTGCTGAGCTATCAGAACCAACATCCTTGGAAGTAAAGGAGACCATCCATTCAGTAGTCCATGGACTACTCGCAACTCTATCCCCTAGAATGCATTCTAAGGCCTCTGATTTATCAGATAATACCTCTGCGGGAACTGTAAATGTTGGAGCTGAAGATTCCATCGATCTTGTCGAGAACACATCTATTCACTTCCAGCCTCAGATATCATTGACTAGAGATTATTTGGCTCGtctattgttttggtgagaataCTTTCTTAATGATCTTAATGCTTAGGTTGCAAATATATTAGTTTTCTAGTAGTACGACTGGGGTGTTGAGAAATTTGTCTTTAATTTGACTAGATTTCTATACGAACAAGCTAGGAACTTAAATTTATAGATATGTAGGTTTATTGGTTCTTGAAAACTACTAGTAGTTTCTGGATACAAATATAGCCAGTTTGCACTTACTGTGTCGTACTTGGTTGAATCCTGTAAGGGTTAGAATAAAGAAGTTTCATGTACAAGTTGGAATCAAATGCTCTTGCTTGCTCCAATTGTATTAGTGTAGCTGCAACATCTGTTCTGTTTTCCCATTCTCTTTCAGTCTTGCTCTTGCTGCTTTGATCAGGTGTTTGCCTGTCAATCTTGGGCTTTCTGTTACTCTTCTACTGTTCAGTTTGTTAACTGTCAGTATGTGCTCATATGATCATGTAATGTTGGCGTCTGTTACTCATATGCTGGCCCATCTGTTAACTGTCTATATGTGCTGCTGTGTTGCTTCATGATATCAAAATATTATTAGTATTTCACAATATTCTGAAAAGCCCTGGATTTCTGCCTTTGAGCTGAATGCTGAATTTTACTATTTGGTATTTAAAGACAGTAActttgactttttttttcttgataATTTCATCAGGTGCATGCTGCTGGGGCACTACCTTAGAGGTCTAGAATATCGGGTGGAACTTACTGAACTGTTGTCCTTGCCGTGTGAACAAAAGTTCGAGCAATAAGCAAGTTGATTGACACTTGTTTTTAGCCAAAAAGGCTGAGAGAGGTATCAATAAGCAAGTAGATGGAGCGCTCTTCTCTTGTTTGATCTGGCCGAATCCGTGAGACGTATTTGCTTGCTTGACATTTATAAATGCGTAGATCAGTGTATTGGCTGAAATATGTTTATGCAAATGGTACGCGGTTGTGTAATTATTTGATGGAACACTCGACAGACCTATTATTGTCTGACTTTGATTTACAATGCTTGTCTGGACGCTGTTGATAAGCATGTAAAATATGTTATTTGATGTATAAAGTGTTTTAGAGCTTTGAACTTGTGCTAAGATTTTCAGGATACACTGTACATACTCTTTTATAATTGGAGAATAAATACGTttcaagtttttcttttctttcccttttctcctTTCCAGAGGGGTATGTCGGGTGTTGCAAAAATAGTATTGGCTTTACTGTTATAGTGGGAAAAATTCAGTGACCATATGTAAAATTAACCACACTTAGATGTTTGGACATGCCTTTACGATTTAATTGGATTAAATGGTATAATGCTGGTATCTAGGATGTTTAAAAGCCTAAATCTAACTCCTCCTTCATTTGGTCTAATAGCAATCATCTTTTCCATTAACCTATTTaatagaatatcaagaagattatACATGTTATAGCATATTTTAACCGCGTAACTGAATCTTGTTTTGACATTTTTGCTTGAAGTCATTCGTGGGGCTTTGGACATGGTGCTTTTAATTCTCCATCTTCTCTTTTCTATGATGGAGTTCAATTAATCTGTAGCATTTAATAAAAATGTGTGGTGAAGAAATCATTCTCTTAGCTTTAAGTAAGGTATTTAGAATTATACATTTCGGTTAAATCCTTCATTTGTAAGCTAGGGGCATTTGTTTCAAAACATTGGATGCAAGAAAATTGATTAGTAAAAAGAAATGGCAGGATTTAATATCATAATTTCTCAATTCCCACACAAGATTGGGTAACAGGTCCTAGAGGAGCTCACTTATTCTGAAAGTTTAACAGACACAAAAGAGTGTTAGTCAAAACAAATACTAGTAAA
It encodes the following:
- the LOC107794278 gene encoding uncharacterized protein LOC107794278 encodes the protein MATFSFSLSTSPLPLKRLSFSSLPNFRSIKIPNKSSTLRTASIFASSASSFDGFSASNQNSRSKKSVLSNLIQEIEPLDVSLIQKDVPPTTIDAMKRTISGMLGLLPSDQFQVLIEALWEPISKLLISSMMTGYTLRNAEYRLCLEKNLEIYDRNIDRQKQIDSKVGDETLLNENVSSQNSKHNRPTSEGKSELSPDIPDVGKMIPEAQQYILDLQTRLASYKKELHEVKRKSAALQMQQFVGEEKNELLDYLRSLQPEKVAELSEPTSLEVKETIHSVVHGLLATLSPRMHSKASDLSDNTSAGTVNVGAEDSIDLVENTSIHFQPQISLTRDYLARLLFWCMLLGHYLRGLEYRVELTELLSLPCEQKFEQ